TTTGTAGATATCAGTCTGGATCTGTTCACATGACCGCGATTAAAGGGCAGCGGTCAGTCCTTCGGGCCCCTCTGGCAGCCAGGTTCATTTGAAGATAAGCTAGCTGACATGTGCACCCTGCTGTTCCGTTTTCGGCCTAGTGATACCTACCCGCTGACCATTCTAACTAACCGGGATGAGGCTTACGCCCGGTTGTCGGAGGGTTGGGCCTGGCGAATGAACGAACGGCCATACTTTGCTCCCCGGGACCTTGAGGCCGGCGGTACCTGGATCGGTCTCAACGGAAATGGGGTGGTGGCGGCGCTGACCAACATCTTTCCCGGGCGGAGGGATACCGGCTTATGCACCCGGGGGGCGTTGGTGGTGGATATGATGGCCCTGGATTCTGCCGTAAAGGCATCCACCCGCCTGCAACGGCTGCTCACTGCCCGCCGGTATAATAACTTCAACCTGCTGGTGTCTGATCGGGCCCGGGCCGTCCTGTTCACCTGGCAGGGGAAGGAGCTGACACAGCGTGCTCTAGCCCCCGGCGTGTACGAGGTGGACAATACCCCCTTTGACGGTACGGCTCAGTTAAGTGGCGCTGAGACTAACAGGGAGTGGCTCGAACGGCATGCAGATCGCCTCCGGGAGCATCCCAAGGTATGCCGACATAGTGGCTTTTATGGCACCCGTTGCAGCCATAAATTGCTGGTGCATGGTTCCAATCCGGTAGGCAGTTCGCAAATCTGGCACCTGGAAGGGCATCCTTGCAGGGGCAGTTACGATCTGGTGGTTATTCCGGAGCTGAAGTATGACGAACAACCTCAAGAATAAGCGCGTTCTGGTAGGGGTGTGCGGTTCCATTGCCGCTTTCAAGTCCTGTGAGCTTGTGCGTGCTTTGCGCCGGGAAGGGGTGGACGTCACCGTTGCCATGACGGAAGCCGCCACCCGGTTCGTGGGGCCGGCTACTTTTGCCGCCTTCACCGCCCACCCGGTCTTGATTCACCAGTTCCCCCGCGATCCGGAGGCGGGCGTGCCGCATGTGGCAATCGCTGAAAGCTTCGATGCGGTGGTGGTGGCACCGGCCACGGCTGATATCCTGGGCAAGGCCTCTCACGCCATCGCCGACGACCTTCTTTCCACGCTGCTGAACATCGCGGATTGTCCTGTGCTGTACGTGCCGGCCATGAATTTCCGCATGTGGTGCAATCCCGCCACGCAAGACGCCGTAGCCCGCCTGCGGGGTTGGGAGCGCCAGGTGATGGACCCCGATGAGGGCGAACTGGCCACCCTTGACCGCGGCGTGGGACGCTTTCCCGAAGTGGAGCGCATCCTGGCCAGGCTGCGCAGCATGCTGGATGTGCCCCAGTTGTATG
This sequence is a window from Candidatus Neomarinimicrobiota bacterium. Protein-coding genes within it:
- a CDS encoding NRDE family protein, translated to MCTLLFRFRPSDTYPLTILTNRDEAYARLSEGWAWRMNERPYFAPRDLEAGGTWIGLNGNGVVAALTNIFPGRRDTGLCTRGALVVDMMALDSAVKASTRLQRLLTARRYNNFNLLVSDRARAVLFTWQGKELTQRALAPGVYEVDNTPFDGTAQLSGAETNREWLERHADRLREHPKVCRHSGFYGTRCSHKLLVHGSNPVGSSQIWHLEGHPCRGSYDLVVIPELKYDEQPQE